The Parabacteroides sp. AD58 genome includes a window with the following:
- a CDS encoding serine dehydratase subunit alpha family protein translates to MNDTTKKQILKLIHQEVIPAIGCTEPIAVALAAAKAAELLGKKPEKIDVYLSANILKNAMGVGIPGTGMVGLPIAIALGVLIGKSSYELEVLRDVTPEALEAGKQMIHDQIIHIALKENVDKLYIEVVCQAGESKSVAIIAHEHTRFVYCAKDDQVLLDERKSLEHTEEGEEEELKLSFNLVYDFAIHTPLDEIRFILDTARLNKKAAEESVKGQFGHSVSKTISGPIGKKYLGDSSYTHMLMLTAAACDARMDGAMIPVMSNSGSGNQGIAATLPVVSFAEDMKCSEEQLIRALMLSHLMVIYMKQSLGRLSALCGCVVAATGASCGITWLMGGTATQITYAIKNMIGNITGMICDGAKPSCAMKVTSGVSTAMLSAMMAMENKVVTSVEGIIDEDVDRSIRNLTSIGSKGMEETDHLVLDIMTHKPNCW, encoded by the coding sequence ATGAATGATACGACCAAAAAACAAATCTTAAAACTGATTCACCAGGAAGTTATTCCGGCTATTGGTTGTACAGAACCGATTGCCGTTGCTTTAGCTGCAGCGAAAGCTGCCGAGTTGTTGGGTAAAAAACCTGAAAAGATAGATGTCTATTTGAGTGCGAACATCTTGAAGAACGCCATGGGTGTCGGCATTCCGGGAACAGGCATGGTTGGTTTGCCTATTGCTATTGCTTTAGGTGTGCTGATTGGTAAGTCGTCATACGAACTGGAAGTGCTTCGTGATGTTACTCCGGAAGCATTGGAAGCTGGCAAACAGATGATACACGACCAGATCATACACATTGCTTTGAAGGAGAATGTGGATAAGTTGTATATTGAGGTCGTTTGTCAGGCAGGCGAATCGAAATCGGTTGCCATCATAGCTCACGAACATACACGTTTTGTCTATTGTGCTAAAGACGATCAGGTATTATTAGATGAAAGAAAAAGCCTGGAACATACTGAAGAGGGCGAAGAAGAAGAATTGAAACTCTCCTTTAATCTGGTGTATGACTTTGCCATTCACACACCGCTCGATGAAATCCGTTTCATCTTGGATACGGCCCGTTTGAATAAGAAGGCAGCTGAAGAATCAGTAAAAGGACAATTCGGTCATTCAGTAAGTAAGACTATTTCCGGACCTATCGGCAAAAAGTATCTGGGTGACTCATCATATACACACATGCTGATGCTGACGGCTGCTGCCTGTGATGCCCGAATGGATGGAGCTATGATTCCGGTCATGAGTAATTCGGGTAGCGGAAATCAGGGAATTGCTGCGACACTTCCGGTCGTTTCGTTTGCTGAAGATATGAAATGCAGTGAAGAACAGTTGATACGTGCTTTGATGTTAAGTCATCTGATGGTGATTTATATGAAGCAGAGCTTAGGTAGACTGTCTGCTCTTTGTGGATGTGTAGTAGCTGCAACGGGCGCCAGCTGTGGCATTACCTGGCTGATGGGCGGAACAGCTACACAGATTACCTATGCTATTAAGAATATGATCGGAAATATAACCGGTATGATATGTGACGGTGCCAAACCAAGTTGTGCCATGAAGGTAACAAGCGGGGTTTCAACGGCTATGCTTTCTGCCATGATGGCTATGGAAAACAAGGTTGTTACTTCTGTTGAAGGTATTATTGATGAAGATGTAGATCGTTCCATCCGCAACCTGACGTCAATCGGTTCGAAGGGAATGGAAGAAACCGATCATTTAGTATTGGATATTATGACTCATAAACCCAATTGCTGGTAA
- a CDS encoding DUF4925 domain-containing protein: MKKNLVYLCALLCVLTWFTSCSDEKKSGADNAWKEISKDYNASNLSLGLVSTSGSVTVNALSADKATLVLNNVVAGESSVSVDAALTKTDRGYAFEGESAGTTCKVKVSGSIEDGKLTMAMNRTLTSALAGTLNLNYLPAMGGSQMAQVYAYFNTGNEQMDAMLNGMAAPQLGSMIAGKVESVMVNLGEDGSFSFSFKKVGSSEATVMPPAKLAEMIKSYLTWFEKDDVLYLAVHKDALTILGGLNILPEGFELSSIVNILSLEGDYYTVPINAQKDGEAITLFLGKTMITKVWTLLQPLLSNISDETIQSIVNVVGGVMNTAQDIKVGLVFKK, from the coding sequence ATGAAGAAAAATTTGGTTTATTTATGTGCACTGTTGTGTGTGCTAACGTGGTTCACTTCATGTAGTGATGAAAAGAAGAGTGGTGCGGATAACGCATGGAAAGAGATTTCGAAGGATTATAATGCTTCCAACCTTTCACTTGGATTGGTTTCAACATCGGGAAGTGTTACAGTGAATGCATTGTCGGCTGATAAAGCAACGCTGGTCCTTAACAATGTGGTTGCAGGTGAAAGTTCTGTTTCGGTAGATGCTGCCTTAACAAAAACAGACAGAGGTTATGCCTTCGAAGGTGAGTCTGCCGGAACGACTTGCAAGGTGAAAGTATCCGGTTCGATTGAAGATGGAAAACTGACGATGGCCATGAATCGTACATTGACTTCAGCTTTGGCCGGAACCTTGAATCTGAATTATCTTCCTGCTATGGGTGGAAGTCAGATGGCTCAGGTGTATGCTTATTTTAATACCGGAAACGAGCAGATGGATGCTATGCTGAACGGAATGGCAGCTCCTCAGTTAGGAAGTATGATTGCCGGCAAAGTAGAATCGGTGATGGTGAATTTAGGCGAAGATGGTTCTTTCTCTTTCTCATTCAAGAAAGTAGGAAGTTCGGAAGCAACTGTAATGCCGCCGGCTAAGTTGGCAGAGATGATCAAGTCTTATCTTACTTGGTTTGAGAAGGATGATGTCCTTTATTTGGCTGTTCATAAAGATGCTCTGACTATTTTGGGCGGACTGAATATTTTGCCGGAAGGATTCGAACTGAGTTCGATTGTGAACATTCTGAGTTTGGAAGGTGATTATTATACGGTTCCGATAAATGCGCAGAAAGATGGCGAGGCCATTACGCTCTTTTTAGGAAAGACAATGATTACTAAAGTCTGGACATTGCTTCAGCCACTGCTCAGCAACATTTCTGATGAGACAATTCAGTCGATTGTAAATGTTGTGGGCGGTGTAATGAACACGGCACAAGACATCAAGGTGGGTTTGGTATTTAAGAAATAA
- a CDS encoding thiamine phosphate synthase, with translation MNTNYEEGHRLMFITNRTEQHTEEEETQWVLEGGCRWIQLRMKDSPSIETARELVKLCAPYQARICIDDDVQMALESGATAVHLGKNDMPVDQACELVRKSGKTDFLVGATANTFEDICRAAQLGASYIGLGPFRFTQTKKKLSPILGLDGYKRILEQCQEAGITLPVYAIGGIEQEDIPALMKTGITGIAISGSIIRAKDPVQETRNLLETILSSL, from the coding sequence ATGAATACAAACTACGAAGAAGGCCACCGGTTGATGTTCATTACCAACCGGACGGAACAACATACAGAAGAAGAGGAAACACAATGGGTACTGGAAGGCGGATGCCGCTGGATTCAGTTGCGGATGAAAGACAGTCCGTCGATAGAAACAGCCCGCGAACTGGTGAAACTGTGTGCGCCTTATCAGGCACGGATCTGCATTGATGATGACGTACAAATGGCATTAGAATCAGGTGCTACTGCTGTTCATTTAGGGAAGAACGATATGCCGGTCGACCAGGCCTGCGAATTGGTTCGTAAATCCGGCAAGACAGATTTCCTGGTCGGAGCAACAGCCAATACCTTCGAAGATATTTGCCGGGCGGCCCAACTCGGTGCGTCGTACATTGGATTAGGTCCGTTCCGTTTTACGCAAACCAAGAAGAAACTGAGTCCGATCTTAGGTCTCGACGGATACAAACGCATCCTCGAACAATGCCAGGAAGCAGGCATTACCTTGCCGGTTTATGCCATTGGCGGCATTGAACAAGAAGATATTCCGGCCCTGATGAAAACAGGAATAACAGGAATTGCTATTTCCGGCTCCATCATCCGGGCTAAAGATCCGGTTCAGGAAACCAGAAATTTACTGGAAACAATTCTAAGTTCGCTCTGA
- the serB gene encoding phosphoserine phosphatase SerB produces the protein MATNEELILLNINGTDRLGVTATLTEILAQNNANILDIGQADIHNNLSLGILIQCDASTSGQILKELLFKSYELGVNIRFKPISAEDYTQWVGMQGRNRYIVTILGRKLTAKQIAGVSRIIAEQDMNIDDIKRLTGRIPLDENARTPKASVEFSVRGTPKDKEKMKADFLKLATELQVDISFQEDSMYRRMRRLICFDMDSTLIETEVIDELAIRAGVGDEVKAITESAMRGEIDFTESFRRRCALLKGLDVSVMQEIAENLPITEGADRLMRVLKKVGFKIAILSGGFTYFGNYLKQKFGIDYVYANELEVIDGKLTGRYLGEVVDGKRKAELLRLIAQVENVDIRQTVAVGDGANDLPMISIAGLGIAFHAKPKVKATAEQSISTIGLDGILYFLGYKDSYLNEHI, from the coding sequence ATGGCAACAAACGAAGAACTAATACTGCTAAACATCAACGGCACGGACCGCTTGGGAGTGACAGCTACGCTGACAGAAATCCTTGCGCAGAACAATGCCAATATCCTGGACATCGGCCAGGCAGACATTCATAACAACCTTTCTTTGGGTATTCTTATTCAATGTGACGCCTCTACTTCTGGACAGATTCTGAAGGAACTGCTCTTCAAGAGCTATGAACTCGGAGTCAATATCCGGTTTAAGCCCATCTCGGCCGAAGATTATACGCAATGGGTCGGTATGCAGGGACGCAACCGGTATATTGTTACGATTTTGGGACGGAAGCTGACGGCCAAGCAAATTGCCGGTGTCAGCCGGATCATTGCGGAACAGGATATGAATATTGATGATATTAAGCGACTGACGGGACGTATTCCGCTGGATGAAAACGCACGGACGCCCAAAGCCAGCGTAGAGTTCTCCGTTCGTGGTACGCCTAAAGATAAAGAGAAGATGAAAGCCGACTTCCTGAAGCTGGCTACGGAGCTGCAAGTGGATATTTCTTTTCAGGAAGACAGCATGTACCGAAGGATGCGCCGCCTGATTTGTTTTGATATGGATTCAACCCTGATCGAAACGGAAGTAATCGACGAGTTGGCCATCCGTGCAGGCGTGGGCGACGAAGTAAAAGCTATCACCGAATCGGCTATGCGGGGAGAAATTGACTTCACCGAAAGTTTCCGCCGCCGCTGTGCCTTGTTAAAAGGGCTGGATGTTTCCGTCATGCAGGAAATAGCTGAGAATTTGCCTATCACGGAAGGAGCCGACCGACTGATGCGTGTATTGAAAAAGGTCGGTTTCAAGATTGCCATCCTTTCCGGTGGATTTACTTACTTCGGGAATTACCTAAAGCAGAAGTTCGGTATCGATTATGTCTATGCCAATGAGCTGGAAGTAATCGATGGGAAGCTGACAGGACGTTACTTGGGAGAAGTAGTAGACGGAAAACGGAAGGCCGAATTACTGCGGTTGATTGCCCAGGTTGAGAATGTAGACATCCGCCAGACGGTAGCCGTAGGCGACGGAGCCAACGATTTACCTATGATCAGTATTGCCGGATTAGGTATTGCCTTCCACGCCAAGCCCAAAGTCAAAGCGACAGCCGAACAGTCTATCTCGACCATCGGTCTCGACGGTATCCTCTATTTCTTAGGTTATAAAGATTCTTATTTGAATGAACATATTTAA
- a CDS encoding Dabb family protein, with protein MVRHIVMFKLKEFASPAEKQAKLDEIKTRLEALIDKIDVLRKIEVKFNCNPEESWDLILITELDSLADVSTYANHPEHVAVAKGIIGPVKADRACVDYEM; from the coding sequence ATGGTTAGACACATTGTTATGTTTAAGTTGAAGGAGTTTGCCTCTCCTGCAGAAAAACAGGCTAAATTAGATGAAATCAAGACAAGGTTGGAAGCCTTGATCGATAAGATTGATGTATTGCGCAAGATTGAAGTTAAGTTCAACTGCAACCCGGAAGAATCCTGGGATTTGATCCTGATCACAGAACTGGATTCACTGGCCGACGTCAGTACGTATGCCAATCATCCGGAACATGTAGCTGTGGCCAAAGGAATCATCGGTCCGGTAAAAGCAGACCGCGCTTGTGTAGATTATGAAATGTAA
- a CDS encoding DUF4925 domain-containing protein: protein MMRRVWNLCLLLLVVGLGSSCKDDLPGLGKDANRYFSGDDLVLTYSGEPMVGKEVHFLTYDGEKATITLDGLLDSNTLFPSEELHDIAFGAPGVVPGEVPTTLSNVPLTLNAEGTAYTFEGTDNQNNRQLTYKGEVSKDKMTLAIQVKMPANNFVGTWNVAAENALSMTWESDKTITVGGQELSTSVVGAMASTLLSPMLNEVLQSVTFMDDGNIVASYKKKGASDWQTSPINLAHFYVKDDKIYVQLHINQILSTRASVSEIVTLLTDMQMYLMEGIPMTYSLTADAVQISLTTDAAKSILTLLTSDFLRDKVVGILPDDISPIVQPILEQMPEVLKSTSKLEIQLSLKK from the coding sequence ATGATGAGGAGAGTATGGAACTTGTGCCTGTTACTTTTGGTCGTAGGCTTGGGTTCATCTTGTAAAGATGATTTACCTGGATTGGGGAAAGATGCGAACCGTTACTTTAGTGGTGATGATCTGGTCCTGACGTACAGTGGAGAACCGATGGTAGGAAAGGAAGTACATTTTCTGACTTACGACGGAGAGAAAGCAACGATTACCTTAGACGGTCTGCTGGATTCGAATACGCTTTTCCCATCCGAGGAATTGCATGATATTGCCTTTGGTGCTCCGGGCGTGGTTCCAGGTGAAGTCCCGACGACTTTGTCGAATGTCCCTTTGACCTTGAATGCGGAAGGAACGGCTTATACGTTTGAAGGAACTGACAATCAGAATAACCGTCAGCTGACTTATAAGGGCGAAGTGTCGAAAGACAAGATGACATTGGCTATCCAGGTGAAGATGCCTGCCAATAATTTTGTGGGAACTTGGAATGTCGCTGCTGAAAACGCGCTCTCCATGACATGGGAATCGGATAAAACCATCACTGTAGGCGGACAGGAATTATCGACAAGTGTAGTTGGTGCTATGGCAAGTACTTTGCTATCTCCTATGTTGAACGAGGTGTTGCAGTCAGTCACCTTTATGGACGATGGAAACATTGTGGCTTCCTATAAAAAGAAAGGAGCAAGCGACTGGCAGACTTCGCCGATCAATTTAGCTCATTTTTATGTGAAGGATGACAAGATTTATGTGCAGTTACACATAAATCAGATATTAAGTACCCGCGCCAGCGTCTCGGAGATTGTTACTTTGCTGACGGATATGCAAATGTACCTGATGGAAGGCATACCAATGACGTATTCGCTGACGGCAGATGCGGTTCAGATCAGCTTGACTACTGATGCTGCCAAATCAATCCTGACATTGCTGACGTCAGACTTCTTACGGGATAAGGTCGTTGGTATTCTGCCCGATGATATTTCACCGATAGTTCAGCCCATATTGGAACAGATGCCGGAAGTCCTGAAATCGACTTCCAAACTGGAAATCCAGTTGAGCTTGAAGAAATAA
- a CDS encoding C-GCAxxG-C-C family protein gives MKDFNIEERVKKAVENFESGYNCAQSVFLAYADVFELDLETAKSMSVSFGGGMGRMREVCGTVSAMAMLAGFRYPVVDPKDQDARTRNYAIVQKMGGLFKEQFGTIICRELLPAAEAAQTNPAPSMRTAAYYSSRPCGRYVAHAAEIAGKMLKGELE, from the coding sequence ATGAAAGATTTTAATATTGAAGAGCGGGTAAAAAAGGCCGTCGAAAACTTTGAATCCGGCTATAACTGCGCTCAGTCTGTTTTTCTGGCCTATGCCGATGTATTCGAACTGGACTTAGAGACAGCCAAAAGCATGTCGGTGTCATTTGGAGGCGGTATGGGCCGTATGCGCGAAGTATGCGGAACTGTCAGTGCCATGGCGATGCTCGCCGGATTCAGATATCCGGTTGTCGACCCGAAAGATCAGGATGCTCGTACACGCAACTATGCGATCGTCCAAAAGATGGGCGGTCTGTTTAAAGAGCAGTTCGGCACCATCATTTGCCGTGAATTATTACCTGCTGCGGAAGCGGCCCAGACAAATCCGGCTCCTTCTATGCGGACTGCCGCCTATTATTCCAGTCGCCCTTGCGGACGTTATGTAGCCCATGCGGCAGAAATAGCCGGGAAGATGCTGAAAGGTGAGCTGGAATAA
- a CDS encoding thiamine phosphate synthase, with protein MKQLIAITTPTCFPGEGKIITSLFEAGLQRLHLRKPDAGKETVAALLNQLPEAFYPRIVIHDHFSLTDEYALGGVHLNRRNPNAPDHFAGSISRSCHSIQELEDWKSLDYLFLSPIFQSISKEGYGNGFPWHELEQATENGTISSKVFALGGIDVPHIRQLKGLGFGGAVVLGALWGKQPGEQSRQEIIERFNQLTTAIKEL; from the coding sequence ATGAAACAACTGATTGCCATTACCACTCCGACCTGTTTCCCGGGTGAAGGAAAGATCATCACTTCCCTATTCGAAGCCGGCTTGCAAAGGCTGCATCTCCGCAAGCCGGACGCTGGAAAAGAAACCGTTGCGGCCTTGCTGAATCAGCTCCCTGAAGCGTTTTATCCACGGATAGTCATTCACGATCATTTCAGTCTGACCGATGAATATGCTTTAGGTGGCGTTCATCTCAACCGGAGAAATCCGAATGCACCCGATCACTTTGCCGGCAGCATCAGCCGTTCCTGTCATTCTATCCAGGAGCTCGAGGATTGGAAATCATTAGACTATCTGTTTCTGAGTCCTATCTTCCAAAGTATATCCAAAGAAGGCTACGGAAACGGTTTTCCGTGGCACGAACTGGAACAAGCAACAGAAAACGGTACCATCTCGTCAAAGGTATTTGCCTTAGGCGGGATAGATGTTCCACACATCCGTCAGTTAAAAGGATTAGGCTTTGGTGGAGCCGTCGTCTTGGGTGCTTTGTGGGGAAAACAACCCGGAGAACAAAGCCGGCAAGAAATCATCGAACGATTCAATCAATTAACAACAGCAATAAAAGAACTATGA
- a CDS encoding T9SS type A sorting domain-containing protein: MKKIFTSVIAALCLAAPAGNLSAQTSQQFTKSQEEAIKKELLPVVFEQIKEQAGIDILGWANPQLTNTFSSIPVLESSSLRAATANAVNVKPDSITVNVKALNLDILSNPVIGSFIGDEVKIIFQGYDTKTLPLVTIGGAPITVEMPETILIAGKGDATLATLNFKSVEGSDKLLDMEVELSFLNTNYDLLGCSLEQDLYTDLTAKVDIREDLRNLATTIAGLIGGDDLNSQLAGLGVDYEVTVGLSGLANMAIPASLFAIPETGAATARVPMGDAVVYLNLTNSMMPISKVDVTSYTAGNASAWSLFKLDASKTTTSTSAVTKIDIDKYSHSSAEKKDTTFVEKTVITMTDLTSSLPTTAKAAVQSVITRVVNELANEGKATWYELSIAKSKSGEEAEELVSIKVSPYISGTNAIADIDIVAGGSAYLVRATADMAGSQKIAVDVIQNETTYATAYFTSNILGAVTSNESVQVTDVKVIPMANAIRVLNADKASYQIYSISGAMMANGTIAGDAYISTANLAKGIYIVVVEANGVKQAVKFVR; this comes from the coding sequence ATGAAGAAAATTTTTACATCCGTAATTGCGGCCTTGTGTTTGGCTGCTCCGGCAGGAAATCTTTCTGCCCAGACTTCTCAGCAGTTTACGAAGTCTCAAGAAGAAGCAATAAAAAAAGAACTTTTGCCTGTTGTATTTGAACAAATCAAGGAACAAGCCGGAATTGATATTTTAGGTTGGGCAAATCCTCAACTGACTAATACATTCTCCAGTATTCCTGTTTTAGAATCCAGCAGTCTGCGTGCGGCAACGGCTAATGCGGTAAACGTGAAACCGGATAGTATAACAGTTAACGTGAAGGCATTAAACTTGGATATTTTATCTAATCCAGTGATTGGAAGTTTTATAGGAGATGAAGTAAAGATCATATTTCAGGGATATGATACGAAAACTCTTCCTCTTGTTACAATAGGAGGAGCTCCAATTACTGTGGAAATGCCAGAAACAATTTTAATCGCTGGTAAGGGAGATGCTACTTTAGCTACTTTGAACTTCAAATCAGTTGAAGGAAGTGACAAGTTGTTGGATATGGAAGTAGAATTGTCTTTCTTGAATACTAACTATGATTTGTTAGGTTGTTCCTTGGAACAGGATTTATATACGGACTTAACTGCGAAAGTTGATATCCGAGAGGATTTACGAAACTTAGCTACAACTATTGCAGGGTTAATTGGCGGTGATGATTTAAATTCCCAATTAGCTGGTTTGGGCGTAGATTATGAAGTAACTGTCGGTTTAAGCGGCTTGGCAAATATGGCAATTCCTGCATCTTTGTTTGCTATTCCAGAAACAGGTGCCGCTACTGCCCGTGTTCCGATGGGTGATGCCGTTGTCTATTTGAATTTGACAAACAGCATGATGCCGATCAGCAAGGTTGATGTTACCAGCTATACGGCAGGAAATGCGAGTGCGTGGTCTTTATTTAAGTTGGATGCAAGTAAGACAACTACCTCAACTTCGGCTGTTACAAAGATTGATATTGACAAGTATTCACATTCTTCTGCTGAAAAGAAGGATACGACATTCGTAGAGAAAACAGTCATTACAATGACGGATTTGACATCATCATTGCCTACAACGGCTAAAGCTGCTGTTCAAAGTGTGATTACCCGTGTTGTTAATGAATTGGCGAATGAAGGAAAGGCAACTTGGTATGAATTGAGTATTGCGAAGAGCAAAAGTGGAGAAGAGGCAGAAGAACTTGTTTCTATCAAAGTTTCTCCCTACATCTCTGGAACGAATGCTATTGCAGATATTGATATTGTTGCCGGCGGAAGTGCTTATTTAGTACGGGCTACTGCAGACATGGCGGGAAGCCAGAAGATTGCGGTTGATGTAATCCAGAATGAAACTACTTATGCAACAGCTTACTTTACTTCTAACATCTTGGGTGCGGTTACAAGTAATGAAAGTGTTCAGGTTACTGACGTGAAAGTGATCCCGATGGCCAATGCAATCCGTGTATTGAATGCCGATAAGGCTAGCTATCAGATTTATAGCATCAGTGGTGCAATGATGGCTAACGGAACAATTGCCGGTGACGCTTACATCTCAACAGCTAATTTGGCAAAAGGTATCTACATCGTGGTTGTTGAAGCCAATGGTGTTAAACAAGCTGTCAAGTTTGTTCGTTGA
- a CDS encoding MgtC/SapB family protein produces MWDNLNTVLSSTEITSSTALVRLLISFIFGASIGLERQYRRREAGLRTFTLICLGSTAAMLISIWIPQSYPNFLNGDPGRIAAQVLSGIGFLGAGAIIQSKGSVHGLTTAACIWVVAVIGLAIGAGMLIPALITTLVTLFVLLSVEQWERRMFLNGVNKILSIHCTTATPDLKEFRRILEKNGVFIVNVSFESLYDENQSVITYKVNVKAVSSYTSLFGEIQKLGIVSQIKLVE; encoded by the coding sequence ATGTGGGATAATCTGAATACGGTTTTGAGCAGTACCGAGATTACTTCTTCGACGGCCTTGGTACGCTTGCTTATCAGTTTTATTTTCGGTGCTTCGATCGGTCTCGAGCGCCAGTACCGGCGGCGGGAAGCAGGCTTGCGTACGTTTACGTTGATTTGCCTGGGTTCAACAGCCGCGATGCTGATTTCTATATGGATTCCGCAAAGCTATCCAAACTTTCTGAATGGTGATCCGGGTAGAATAGCGGCACAGGTGCTTTCGGGTATCGGTTTTTTGGGTGCAGGAGCCATTATCCAGAGCAAAGGGAGTGTGCATGGATTGACTACGGCTGCCTGTATTTGGGTAGTAGCCGTAATCGGACTGGCTATTGGTGCCGGTATGCTGATTCCGGCTTTGATTACGACGTTGGTTACGTTGTTTGTACTATTGAGCGTAGAACAATGGGAACGGCGGATGTTCTTGAATGGAGTCAATAAGATTCTGTCTATCCATTGTACAACGGCAACGCCCGATCTGAAAGAATTTAGACGAATCCTTGAGAAAAATGGAGTCTTTATTGTGAATGTCTCGTTCGAGAGCCTGTACGACGAAAACCAGTCTGTCATCACCTATAAAGTGAATGTAAAGGCTGTTTCCTCATACACCAGTTTGTTTGGCGAGATACAAAAGTTGGGAATTGTTTCACAGATCAAGCTGGTAGAATAA